The DNA window TATGAAttctagaacgccattgcactGTGTCATGTCTTTCATTAGATCCAAGTAttccaagtcttttcttagagtctattttcaagtcttcctaggtcttcctctatcccttcggccctgaacttctgtctTGTAATCGCATCTTCAAACTGGAGTGTCTGTCGGCATTTGTTTCACTAGTCCAAACCaccttaaccgattttctcaatctttccttcaatcttGGCTACTTTTAttttacctcgaatatcctcatACCTAATcctatcctttctcgtgtgcccacacatccaatgaaGCATTCTCGTCTCTGCTACactcattttatgtacgtgttgatgcttcaccgcccaacattttatGCCATAAAGCATTGCTGGCTTCATTGGCGTCTTATAAattttttccttgagctttaaTGGCATACGACGGTCTCACAACACACCCAATGCACCCAaagcactcttccacttcatccatccaacttgtattctatggttgaggtctccatcaaactctccgttcttttgcaagatagatcctaggtagcgaaagaggtcgctctttggtactttctgatctccaatcctcacccctaactcatttgaaCATTCGTTCgcattgaacttgcactccatatacttTGTCTTTGACCGACTTAGGCGAAgtcctttagattccaacacttctctccaaaggttaagcttcacatctGCTCCTTCctaagtttcatctatcaacactatattctctacgaaaagcatacaccaagaatgtcatcttgaatatgtccacCATCGAATCTTGTCGCCTTACTTCGAATGGAATCTTAGCCCTGCTGAGCAAGATGCATTGCGATTTCCTCTTCTGTGGACCCACTGGAATATGATCCAGGACGGGAAGGGAAATTAAGACTTTTTTCTCAAGCGGGCTTTCTCTTGTAAAGCCAAAGATGCCCAAGACACAAGGTGCTCCACTTCTAGAATATTAAGTAACTAATTGGTGAAGAATGAAGGTTAGCTTAAAAGAAGTCATTCATTGGcgtcatccattaccaatgcaaaaaggtaaggacttaaagatGAACCTTGATGTAATTGAACGACAGCAAATGATACCTACCCGGTGACCCCTTATCTCGCCCAAAATGGAGAGGACAAAATTGCCCTTCGTAATACACCATCCCCACCATCGGATTGTAATCTTTGATGGGCCAAAatgtaattaaataattttggtCTCACTGAGGGTCGAGCTTCCCAGCTAAAACCAACACATTTGGGTCGGGCTGTTGACCCAAAACCAACACAAAGACCAATTGCATGGTTGTAATTAATCTGAAATTCGGATTGAAACACTGTTCATTTGAATAGTGCcaatttcaaaataattttggtCTCACTGAGGGTCGAGCGTCCCAGCTAAAACCAACACATGTGGGTCTGTTGACCCAAAACCAACACAAAGACCAATTGCATGGTTGTAATTAATCTGAAATTCGGATTGAAACATTGTTCATTTGAATAGTGCCAATTTCAAACCTTACTTTAGAATAAAGTAATGTTCTGGCATATATGAGTCTCTAAAGAGTGAGATTAAGAAAACAAACTTAGCCCATTCTCGTATATTGTTAGCTTCGTCTTCTTAAATTCATAAATGAATCTCTAACTGCCTTCATTTTGTTGACAAGAATATCCATATGCATCTGCTCTCTTGGAGATATTGCAAATCACTGAAGCTAAACATTCCTCCAATTTTCTTCCTTGGAGTAGGCCGTGGTTATGACGCATTTTAATAGGTTTTTCTTGTACCTGCTTTTCGTACCTGTCATCAATATCATCTGCATCCTCTCCTTCAATGAGCAATGAAGCGTCAACTATGTCCGTGGCATGATTAGGCATTGCCATGGCTGTGAAATTGTGAATACTTATACCATCTCCAAGCATTCCATCGGTAGGTCTTTTTCCCGTGAACATTTCTAGCAGCAGTATTCCAAAGCTATAAACATCTCCTAGTATGGATACTTCGTCTCCCATGTCATACTCTATCATTCAACCCTATTTAAGAGTTCGCTGATGCTTTTCTTTCCAAGGAAAAGAggtatttttctattttctttcttaCCAATAGAGACTTAATTCGACTTCTAATAAGTTATtaggagaaaaaaaatattgagaaTCACAAAAACGTATACCCGGAGGAATGTAGGCAATGGAACCTTTTAGCCCCGCTAACATGGTTTGACTTTGAGAGGGATTGTCCGCCGCTTCCAATAGGAACCTTGCTAAACCAAAGTAACCAACATGAGCCACCATATCTTGATCAAGGAGAACATTGCTTGACTTTAGATCACAGTGAACAATTGTCGTATCGCAATGGTGGTGGAGGTAATCCAATGCAGAAGCAACATCAATTGCAATATTGAGTCTTTGGATAAGGCTCAACCTCTTGCTTTGAGATTCCTCATCATGCAACCGCACGTCTAAACTTCCATTTACCATGTACTCGAAAACTAGACTTTTGAAGTCATTGCTGATTGTCAATGCTTGAACAAGCAGTTATGATCTTGAGAAGATTACGGTGCCTTACA is part of the Malus domestica chromosome 12, GDT2T_hap1 genome and encodes:
- the LOC103423411 gene encoding probable LRR receptor-like serine/threonine-protein kinase At3g47570, whose protein sequence is MVNGSLDVRLHDEESQSKRLSLIQRLNIAIDVASALDYLHHHCDTTIVHCDLKSSNVLLDQDMVAHVGYFGLARFLLEAADNPSQSQTMLAGLKGSIAYIPPEYDMGDEVSILGDVYSFGILLLEMFTGKRPTDGMLGDGISIHNFTAMAMPNHATDIVDASLLIEGEDADDIDDRYEKQINYNHAIGLCVGFGSTDPHVLVLAGTLDPQLITTMQLVFVLVLGQQPDPNVLVLAGKLDPQ